CCACGTAGTCGAAGGAGCGGTTGCGCCGGACTGCCTGGTAGATGCCCAGCGGTATGGCGACGATGACCGTGAGCAGCAGGGAGAGCAGGCTCAGGATGACGGTCTTGGGCAGGCGCTGGATCAGCAGCGAACTGACGGACTGGTTCAGCTTGACGGAAAAGCCAAAGTTGCCGCTGAACCACTCGCCCAGCTGCCTGAAATACTGGACAAACAAGGGCTGGTCGTAGCCGTTGGCGACATTGAACTGCGCCACCTGGAGCGCGGTGGCCCGCGGCCCCAGGATGGCCCGCGCCGCACCGCCGGGAAGCTGGTGCAGCAGGATGAAGACAATGATGGTCACCACAAGGACCACGAGGATGGCCTGGGCCAGGCGGCGCAGGATGTAGCCAATCATGATGCCGCGCGCCTCGCCGGTCCCATGCTGGCCAATGCTCCTGCGCCTGCCATGGCTGGACCACCCTCGTCCCTGTGATGGTGTTTTGTTGTTGTGCCCGAAGGACGGCTCAGTAGTGCCATTCCTCGGGGTTGATGGCGCTGTACGGGTTCTGCGTCGTGGCGCCCTGGAGGCCGTTGGCCACCTCGGTCAGGCTGTAGGTGTAGTTCGGCTGCCAGATCACGGGCAGGTCCTTGGCCAGCGCATCCTCGTAGGCCTGCATCACGGCCGTGCCACTCTGCGTGGTGGTGTCGGCAATGAGCTTGTCGATGGCCGGGTTGGAATAGCTGCCGCTGTTCGAACCGGCACCGGTCTCGAAGAGCACCTCGCCCGTCGGGTAGTAGTCAGGTGCGTACACCCAGCCACCGCCCCAGTTTCCCATCTGCCACGTGCAGGTCTTGCCCGAGCAGGGGATTGAGGTTCCGGTCACCGTATTGAACGGAGCCGGGGTGATGTTCAGCGTGATGCCGACCTGGGCGGCGTTCGACTTCATCGACTGCATGGCGGTCGTGATTGTCTGGTTGCCGCTGGCATACTGAAGGTTGAATGTAGCCTTGGCGCCAGCCGCGACGCCCGCACCACACTCGCCGGCACCGCTGCCCGGCTTGGCGCAGACGCTGATGCCGCCCGGGTTGACCGTCCATCCGTTGTCGGTGAGGTCCTTCTTGGCATTGGCGATGCTGAACGGATACGGGTTGTTTTTCTCCGTTTGGGAAATCAGCGGGCTGTCCGGATAAAGCGGCACGGGCCCGGTGGTTTGCACCCCGTAGTTCTTCGCCGCCGAACTCAGGATGGCTGGCTGGTCAACGACCGACTGCAGTGCCTGGCGGAAGTAGAGCTGCTTGAAAATCGGCCCCACGGTGGGGTTGTTGAAATTGATCGGGAAGTAGTTGATCCCGTACAGGAACCACGGCGCCAGCGTGTAGTTGGCGCTCAAGGGGTTGGGCCCGGCCTCGGCGGGGCCGGTGCTGGCCGGCTTGGCTGCCTGCAGGTCCTGGGTGGGCAGGTAACCAACATCGATGGTGTTCCCACCGCGCAAGACCTGGAATTCGGCGTCGTCCGTGGTGAACGGAACCTCAATGAACTCCTTGAGGCTGGCCTTGACCGGCCCGGAGTAGGTGGGGTTCGGAACAAAGGTGATGTGGCCGTCGGCGTTGAACTTCGTCAGCTTCCACGGCCCGTCCACGACCTGCCACAGCGGGTTGGTGGCGTACGTCGGCAGGTCCTTCGATTGTGAAATCAGGTACTTGTAGACGGCAGCGCAGCCGGACTCGTTCGTGGCGCAGTCTCCCTTGGTGTTGGCGGCCGTCATGTCCCAGGCGTCCGGCATGGGGGTGATGGTGCTCAACTGGTTGTACAGGAACCACTGCTGGCTGTAGGCCTTGTCCGTGTTGAACACGATGGTCTTCGCATCCGGTGTGGAGACGGAGACGACGTTGTCCGGAAACTGGCCCGGCGTGTACGCGGCGTAGTTCTTCTTCTCCGCCTTGAGCATGTTGTACCAGAACATCACGTTCTGTGCCGTCACGCTGGTGCCGTCGGACCACTTGTAGTCCTTGAGCTTGACGGTGACCGTCTTGCCGCCGTTGCTGAAAACGGGTTCCGCGGCCAGACTCAGCGAATCGCTGACCTCGGCCTTGCCGTCGTTGCCGAACCAGTACAGCGGCCGGAACAGCAGGTACTGCAGGTCCGAGGAGTTGGAAACGGTAAAATCAGCGAGTGGCGAGAAGGGCCAAATCCAGTTCGGCACTGTGTTGGGCGGTTCCGCGAACGTGGCGGTGTTGGCAGACTTTCCCGGGGCATTTCCTGAACTGGAGGTGGGGCTCGAGTTCCCGCTTCCGGAGGAGCACCCCGTCAATGCCAGCAAAACCACTGCAATACTTCCAAATATCCGGAAGATCGGCTTCCGGATCCCCCCATGAGTTCGCAACTTTTTCATCATGCGCCTCCATGGCAGAGCGCGGAAGCGGGCCTGTCTGGTCCACTCAAGGCTCCTACTGGAGATTGTAAACCTCCCCCGCCGTACTGTCAGGAGGACGATTTGGCCACGAAAAGGCCTAAGGAACGCCGTTTTGCCTGGCACGGATGGGCATTTGCGCGGTGTTCCGCAGGTCACGGTTGCCAATGGGCGTTCTCTGGCAGTTTTCTACCAGTTTCCTGCCAATTCCCCGGGTAGGCAGGCAAAAGGTGCCGCTCGGGGCCGCTGCCTGCCCGTCTCCAGCGCGGAGGATGTCGATATGGATATTTGAGGCTGATATATCGACCTCAAATATCCATATCGACCTCCTCGCCGCCATGTGAGGTTCTACTGTGGGATGTGTGAGTGTCGAGGAAGAGAATTCCGGCGCGCGGGTTGAGGACGCAGCGCCCGGCGGGGCAGCGCCCGGCGGCATTCTCGGCCGCGGCTACCGCACTGTCACGCTGGGGATCTGTGCGCTCATCGTGCTGTCCGCCTTCGAGGCGCTGGCCATCACCACCATCATGCCGACCATCAGCGCGGCACTGGACGGTGCGGCGCTCTACGCGCTCGCCTTCGCGGGACCCCTGGCCGCCGGCGTCGTGGGCATGGTGCTGGCCGGAAACTGGTGCGACCGCGCCGGTCCGAGGGGTTCCCTCTACGCCTCCGTGGTGCTGTTCGCCGCCGGGTTGGCGGTCGTCGGCACCGCACCCGGCATGCCGGTCTTCCTGGCCGGCCGCCTTGTGGAGGGGCTCGGCACCGGAGCGCTGACCGTTGCCCTCTACGTGGTGGTGGCCCGGGCCTACCCGTCCGCACTCCACCCGCAGATCTTTGCCGCGTTTGCCGCCTCGTGGGTTGTGCCCTCGCTCGTCGGCCCGCTGATCGCCGGGCTGATTGCGCAGACCCTTGGGTGGCGGTGGGTGTTTCTGGGGGTCATTGGGCTGGTGGCTGCCGCCTTGGCCATGGTCATCCCCGCCATGGCCCGGCTGCGCCGTCCCGCCGGCGGGCCGACCGTTCCGTGGAACCTGCGCCGCCTCGGCTGGGCCCTGCTGGCCGCGGCGGCCGTGCTCGGCGTCAACCTCCTGGCCGACTCCAAGGGCCTGCTCTTCTGGATAGGCCCCGCGGCGGCGGCCGTCATCGCGTTGTTGGCGCTGCGCCCGCTGCTTCCCCGGCGCACGCTGATGTCCGACGTCGGCCTACCCAGCGTGATTCTCAGCCGCGGCCT
This genomic stretch from Arthrobacter dokdonellae harbors:
- a CDS encoding ABC transporter substrate-binding protein encodes the protein MVLLALTGCSSGSGNSSPTSSSGNAPGKSANTATFAEPPNTVPNWIWPFSPLADFTVSNSSDLQYLLFRPLYWFGNDGKAEVSDSLSLAAEPVFSNGGKTVTVKLKDYKWSDGTSVTAQNVMFWYNMLKAEKKNYAAYTPGQFPDNVVSVSTPDAKTIVFNTDKAYSQQWFLYNQLSTITPMPDAWDMTAANTKGDCATNESGCAAVYKYLISQSKDLPTYATNPLWQVVDGPWKLTKFNADGHITFVPNPTYSGPVKASLKEFIEVPFTTDDAEFQVLRGGNTIDVGYLPTQDLQAAKPASTGPAEAGPNPLSANYTLAPWFLYGINYFPINFNNPTVGPIFKQLYFRQALQSVVDQPAILSSAAKNYGVQTTGPVPLYPDSPLISQTEKNNPYPFSIANAKKDLTDNGWTVNPGGISVCAKPGSGAGECGAGVAAGAKATFNLQYASGNQTITTAMQSMKSNAAQVGITLNITPAPFNTVTGTSIPCSGKTCTWQMGNWGGGWVYAPDYYPTGEVLFETGAGSNSGSYSNPAIDKLIADTTTQSGTAVMQAYEDALAKDLPVIWQPNYTYSLTEVANGLQGATTQNPYSAINPEEWHY
- a CDS encoding MFS transporter, with product MSVEEENSGARVEDAAPGGAAPGGILGRGYRTVTLGICALIVLSAFEALAITTIMPTISAALDGAALYALAFAGPLAAGVVGMVLAGNWCDRAGPRGSLYASVVLFAAGLAVVGTAPGMPVFLAGRLVEGLGTGALTVALYVVVARAYPSALHPQIFAAFAASWVVPSLVGPLIAGLIAQTLGWRWVFLGVIGLVAAALAMVIPAMARLRRPAGGPTVPWNLRRLGWALLAAAAVLGVNLLADSKGLLFWIGPAAAAVIALLALRPLLPRRTLMSDVGLPSVILSRGLVAGAFFGADVYIPYLLTVRYGFPPLAAGLSVTVSGLCWAVGSWLQSRLGGRLSHARSIRFGAVFLCLAIAAAGATAALTLVPAVAIAGWALGGFGMGLMYPRTSVATLEYSTVETQGFNSSALSIADSIGASLALAATAIVFAALAGLGGAWPFAGCFALAVLPALAAFALAPRARRVA